The following are encoded in a window of Streptomyces sp. 11x1 genomic DNA:
- a CDS encoding DUF3017 domain-containing protein translates to MEVRDHISVPDADGKPVRGTRRFPMFTKDTARPEGGGRAAPREAPAPVRQWPILAVLSTVGLGLLLTALDAFRIGTILIGVALLAGAALRWAVRDVGMLAVRSRFTDMATYIFLGTAIVLLALMAQPKPWLEIPFLKDTLHFTVGDEETG, encoded by the coding sequence ATCGAGGTGCGGGATCACATCAGCGTGCCCGATGCCGACGGGAAGCCCGTGCGCGGTACCCGGCGGTTCCCGATGTTCACGAAGGACACCGCGCGGCCCGAGGGCGGCGGCCGGGCGGCACCGCGTGAGGCGCCCGCGCCCGTCCGGCAGTGGCCGATCCTCGCCGTGCTGAGCACCGTGGGCCTCGGTCTGCTGCTCACCGCGCTGGACGCGTTCCGGATCGGCACGATCCTGATCGGCGTCGCGCTGCTCGCCGGCGCGGCGCTGCGCTGGGCCGTCCGGGACGTCGGCATGCTCGCCGTCCGCTCCCGCTTCACCGACATGGCCACGTACATCTTCCTGGGCACCGCGATCGTGCTGCTCGCGCTGATGGCCCAGCCCAAGCCGTGGCTGGAGATCCCGTTCCTCAAGGACACGCTGCACTTCACGGTGGGCGACGAGGAGACGGGCTGA
- a CDS encoding bifunctional methylenetetrahydrofolate dehydrogenase/methenyltetrahydrofolate cyclohydrolase: MSAQILDGKATAAAIKSDLTARVAVLKEKGVTPGLGTILVGEDPGSQKYVAGKHRDCAQVGIASIQRELPATATQEEIEAVVRELNEDPACTGYIVQLPLPKGIDENRVLELMDPDKDADGLHPMNLGRLVLNEPAPLPCTPNGVLTLLRQYGVEIKGAEVVVVGRGVTIGRPMPLLLTRRSENATVTQCHTGTRDLAAHLKRADIIVAAAGSAHLVRPEDVKPGAAVLDVGVSRSAEGKIVGDVHPGVAEVAGWISPNPGGVGPMTRAQLLVNVVEAAERSVG, from the coding sequence ATGAGCGCCCAGATTCTCGATGGCAAGGCCACCGCAGCCGCGATCAAGTCCGATCTGACCGCCCGCGTGGCGGTGCTGAAGGAGAAGGGCGTCACGCCCGGACTCGGCACGATCCTGGTCGGGGAGGACCCCGGCAGCCAGAAGTACGTGGCGGGCAAGCACCGCGACTGCGCGCAGGTGGGCATCGCCTCCATCCAGCGCGAGCTGCCCGCGACCGCCACGCAGGAGGAGATCGAGGCGGTGGTGCGGGAGCTCAACGAGGACCCCGCGTGCACCGGATACATCGTGCAGCTGCCGCTTCCCAAGGGCATCGACGAGAACCGCGTCCTCGAACTGATGGACCCCGACAAGGACGCGGACGGCCTGCACCCGATGAACCTCGGGCGCCTCGTCCTGAACGAGCCCGCGCCGCTGCCCTGCACGCCGAACGGTGTCCTCACCCTGCTCCGCCAGTACGGCGTCGAGATCAAGGGTGCCGAGGTCGTGGTCGTCGGTCGCGGTGTGACCATCGGCCGCCCGATGCCGCTGCTGCTGACCCGGCGCAGCGAGAACGCCACGGTGACCCAGTGCCACACGGGTACGCGTGACCTGGCCGCGCACCTCAAGCGGGCCGACATCATCGTCGCGGCGGCCGGCTCGGCCCACCTCGTCCGGCCCGAGGACGTGAAGCCGGGCGCCGCCGTGCTCGACGTCGGTGTCTCCCGCTCCGCCGAGGGCAAGATCGTCGGGGACGTGCACCCCGGGGTCGCCGAGGTCGCCGGGTGGATCTCCCCCAACCCCGGGGGCGTCGGGCCCATGACCCGCGCCCAGCTGCTCGTCAACGTGGTCGAGGCGGCGGAGCGCAGTGTCGGCTGA
- a CDS encoding peptidase inhibitor family I36 protein codes for MRSRLNRLRRVVAVGAVLTAALGTGMGGTAVAAQKEAAAVPCPQGFVCLAENPNGTGRVYRTAQGTAAQLGSVRVGEATNSTSIDYCVIGTFSYLLRPGETQTRDSVVRTVTPRPTSGTCPV; via the coding sequence ATGCGCAGCAGGTTGAATCGGTTACGCCGGGTCGTGGCCGTCGGCGCGGTGCTCACGGCCGCGCTCGGTACGGGAATGGGCGGCACCGCCGTCGCCGCCCAGAAGGAGGCGGCGGCAGTGCCGTGTCCGCAGGGGTTCGTGTGTCTCGCGGAGAACCCGAACGGCACGGGCCGCGTGTACCGCACAGCGCAAGGGACGGCGGCGCAGCTGGGTTCGGTGCGGGTCGGCGAGGCCACCAACAGCACGAGCATCGACTACTGCGTGATCGGCACCTTCAGCTACCTCCTCCGCCCTGGCGAGACACAGACTCGGGACAGCGTCGTCCGCACCGTGACGCCCCGTCCGACCAGCGGGACCTGCCCGGTGTGA
- a CDS encoding peptidoglycan-binding protein → MDGKFGKDTESAVKRFQTAKGPEIDGQVGPDTWAALRATT, encoded by the coding sequence GTGGACGGCAAGTTCGGCAAGGACACGGAGTCGGCGGTCAAGCGGTTCCAGACCGCGAAGGGGCCGGAGATCGACGGCCAGGTCGGGCCCGACACCTGGGCGGCACTGCGCGCCACGACGTAG
- the purH gene encoding bifunctional phosphoribosylaminoimidazolecarboxamide formyltransferase/IMP cyclohydrolase, which produces MTADINKRPLRRALVSVYDKTGLEELARGLHEAGVELVSTGSTAAKIAAAGVPVTKVEELTGFPECLDGRVKTLHPKVHAGILADLRLEDHQRQLAELGVEPFDLVVVNLYPFRETVASGATPDECVEQIDIGGPSMVRAAAKNHPSVAVVTSPARYADVLAAVQDGGFDLTTRKRLAAEAFQHTAAYDVAVASWFASSYAPADDSQFPDFLGATWERAHTLRYGENPHQPAALYVSGTGGLAEAEQLHGKEMSYNNYTDTDAARRAAYDHDEPAVAIIKHANPCGIAVGADVAEAHRKAHACDPLSAFGGVIAVNRPVSKEMAEQVAEIFTEVIVAPDYEEGALEALAKKKNIRVLKAPGAPAAPVELKPVDGGALLQVTDRLQADGDDPANWTLATGEALSADELAELAFAWKACRAVKSNAILLAKDGASVGVGMGQVNRVDSCKLAVERAGAERARGSYVASDAFFPFPDNIDVLGAAGVKAIVQPGGSVRDELVVEAAQKAGITMYFTGTRHFFH; this is translated from the coding sequence GTGACCGCCGACATCAACAAGCGGCCCCTTCGTCGGGCGCTCGTCAGCGTCTACGACAAGACCGGGCTGGAGGAGCTGGCCCGCGGGCTGCACGAGGCCGGTGTCGAGCTCGTCTCCACCGGCTCCACGGCCGCGAAGATCGCCGCCGCGGGCGTCCCCGTCACCAAGGTCGAGGAGCTCACCGGCTTCCCCGAGTGCCTGGACGGCCGGGTCAAGACCCTGCACCCCAAGGTCCACGCGGGCATCCTCGCCGACCTCCGGCTGGAGGACCACCAGCGTCAGCTCGCCGAGCTGGGCGTCGAGCCGTTCGACCTCGTCGTCGTGAACCTCTACCCGTTCCGGGAGACCGTCGCCTCCGGCGCCACCCCCGACGAGTGCGTCGAGCAGATCGACATCGGCGGCCCCTCGATGGTCCGCGCCGCCGCCAAGAACCACCCCTCCGTCGCGGTCGTCACCAGCCCCGCCAGGTACGCGGACGTCCTCGCCGCCGTGCAGGACGGCGGCTTCGACCTCACCACCCGCAAGCGGCTCGCCGCCGAGGCCTTCCAGCACACGGCCGCGTACGACGTGGCCGTGGCCTCCTGGTTCGCCTCGTCCTACGCGCCCGCCGACGACTCGCAGTTCCCCGACTTCCTCGGGGCCACCTGGGAGCGCGCGCACACCCTGCGCTACGGCGAGAACCCGCACCAGCCGGCTGCGCTGTACGTCTCCGGGACCGGCGGTCTCGCCGAGGCCGAGCAGCTGCACGGCAAGGAGATGTCGTACAACAACTACACGGACACGGACGCCGCGCGCCGTGCCGCGTACGACCACGACGAGCCGGCCGTCGCGATCATCAAGCACGCGAACCCCTGCGGTATCGCGGTCGGCGCGGATGTCGCCGAGGCGCACCGCAAGGCGCACGCCTGCGACCCGCTGTCCGCGTTCGGCGGTGTGATCGCCGTCAACCGGCCGGTCAGCAAGGAGATGGCCGAGCAGGTCGCGGAGATCTTCACCGAGGTCATCGTCGCGCCCGACTACGAGGAGGGGGCCCTGGAGGCCCTCGCCAAGAAGAAGAACATCCGGGTGCTGAAGGCGCCGGGCGCCCCCGCCGCGCCGGTGGAGCTGAAGCCCGTCGACGGCGGTGCGCTGCTCCAGGTGACCGACCGGCTCCAGGCCGACGGCGACGACCCGGCGAACTGGACCCTCGCGACCGGCGAGGCCCTCTCCGCCGACGAGCTGGCCGAGCTGGCGTTCGCCTGGAAGGCCTGCCGCGCGGTGAAGTCCAACGCCATCCTGCTCGCCAAGGACGGCGCGTCGGTCGGTGTGGGGATGGGGCAGGTCAACCGCGTCGACTCCTGCAAGCTGGCTGTCGAGCGGGCCGGCGCCGAGCGCGCGCGGGGCTCGTACGTCGCCTCGGACGCGTTCTTCCCGTTCCCGGACAACATCGACGTGCTGGGTGCGGCCGGCGTCAAGGCCATCGTCCAGCCGGGCGGTTCGGTCCGTGACGAGCTGGTCGTCGAGGCCGCGCAGAAGGCCGGGATCACGATGTACTTCACGGGGACGCGGCACTTCTTCCACTGA
- the purN gene encoding phosphoribosylglycinamide formyltransferase produces MAAKPVAKRLVVLVSGSGTNLQALLDAIATTGVEAYGAEIVAVGADRDGIEGLARAERAGLPTFVCRVKDHATREEWDAALAEAVTAHEPDLVVSAGFMKIVGKEFLARFGGRFVNTHPALLPSFPGTHGVRDALAYGARVTGCTVHFVDDGVDTGPIIAQGVVEIRDEDDESALHERIKEVERRLLVDVVGRLARNGYRIEGRKVVIQ; encoded by the coding sequence GTGGCCGCCAAGCCCGTGGCCAAGCGCCTCGTCGTGCTGGTCTCCGGATCCGGCACCAACCTCCAGGCGCTGCTGGACGCCATCGCGACGACCGGCGTCGAGGCGTACGGCGCCGAGATCGTGGCCGTCGGAGCCGACCGCGACGGGATCGAGGGACTCGCCCGCGCCGAGCGCGCCGGGCTGCCGACCTTCGTCTGCCGGGTCAAGGACCACGCGACGCGTGAGGAGTGGGACGCGGCGCTCGCCGAGGCCGTCACCGCCCATGAGCCCGACCTCGTCGTCTCCGCCGGGTTCATGAAGATCGTGGGGAAGGAGTTCCTCGCGCGGTTCGGCGGCCGGTTCGTCAACACCCACCCGGCCCTCCTCCCCAGTTTCCCGGGGACCCACGGGGTGCGGGACGCGCTGGCGTACGGCGCCCGGGTCACCGGCTGCACCGTCCACTTCGTCGACGACGGCGTCGACACCGGGCCGATCATCGCGCAGGGCGTGGTGGAGATCCGGGACGAGGACGACGAGAGCGCTCTGCACGAGCGCATCAAGGAAGTCGAGCGAAGGCTGCTCGTCGATGTCGTGGGGCGGCTCGCCCGCAACGGCTATCGCATTGAGGGACGAAAGGTAGTTATCCAGTGA
- a CDS encoding DUF6350 family protein: MADVTHATDPNDPATGPGHPTGHAWAASSTAPGMPLRQGESTASLYSSSPRSPLSPLLRRARRRSSKLVSGVLGGALAAGLGCAVFTALVTVLWISSPYPDSGPGGALHVAAALWLLSHGVELVRTDTLSGAPAPVGLVPLLLLALPVVLLHRSARDHAGDGSGVSARVTWAGLVIGYGTVGAVVALYASGGVLRPSWLWAALCVSLLAALAAGTGVWAARRGSRLPLPALRGGAPGTEARRQLAATAGRAAGAGVLVLAGGGALLVAVSLVWHGTATRDSFLQLTEGLSGRFAVLLLCVALVPNAALWAAAYALGPGFVLSAGHTVAPLSAAAPAPFLPSFPLLAAVPAGGGAPVYWVVGAVPLAAGVTVGWFIAGRAAADRSKPWSGRRTAAAVLLAALLSAAAFAFLAHLAGGPLGVAALTDFGPVWWRAGGAAGAWVGAVALPVALTTRWARVRPRKPKAAAPTTGPRTAAGVPGARGAGRERAAGAPGRGKAVEVPESGTGRERVLDAPTAEVGPERARGAEFGRGQAGDVAEGGAMKSGAVESGAVEMPGAETARGATARKGVAGAHMAELRTPTNSTPTAAPQADADPGTVPDAGPVTVPHADPGTLPHADRGTVPRTDPGAGPTPDASVRGAAVSPSPPVWDPASREARWAALREALMLGGESDRPPGPSGDGGFGGGIAASASTGAPAPPSSEGAPGVDTGTELRPGEAP; encoded by the coding sequence ATGGCCGACGTGACGCACGCGACCGACCCGAACGACCCGGCCACCGGGCCGGGCCACCCCACCGGCCACGCCTGGGCGGCATCGTCCACGGCACCCGGGATGCCCCTCAGGCAGGGGGAGTCGACGGCCTCCCTCTACTCGTCGTCGCCGCGGTCCCCCCTCTCGCCGTTGCTCCGACGGGCGCGCCGCCGGTCGTCCAAGCTCGTCTCCGGGGTGCTGGGCGGAGCCCTCGCGGCGGGCCTCGGGTGTGCGGTGTTCACCGCGCTCGTGACCGTGCTCTGGATCAGTTCGCCGTACCCGGACAGCGGGCCCGGTGGGGCGCTGCACGTGGCGGCGGCCCTGTGGCTGCTCTCCCACGGCGTGGAACTCGTCCGCACCGACACGCTCTCCGGTGCCCCCGCCCCGGTCGGCCTCGTCCCCCTCCTCCTGCTCGCGCTGCCGGTGGTCCTGCTGCATCGTTCGGCCCGCGACCACGCGGGGGACGGCTCCGGGGTGAGCGCCAGGGTGACCTGGGCCGGACTCGTCATCGGATACGGGACCGTCGGTGCGGTGGTCGCGCTGTACGCCTCCGGGGGCGTGCTGCGGCCGTCGTGGCTGTGGGCCGCGCTCTGCGTGTCGCTGCTGGCGGCGCTCGCGGCGGGCACGGGGGTATGGGCGGCGCGCCGGGGCTCCCGGCTGCCCCTGCCCGCGCTCCGCGGAGGCGCCCCCGGGACGGAAGCGCGGCGGCAGTTGGCGGCCACCGCCGGACGGGCCGCCGGGGCGGGTGTGCTCGTCCTGGCCGGTGGGGGTGCCCTGCTGGTGGCCGTGTCCCTGGTCTGGCACGGAACGGCGACCCGTGACTCGTTCCTCCAGCTGACCGAAGGGCTGTCCGGGCGGTTCGCCGTCCTGCTGCTCTGCGTCGCCCTCGTCCCGAACGCGGCGCTGTGGGCGGCGGCGTACGCGCTCGGGCCCGGCTTCGTGCTGAGCGCCGGGCACACCGTCGCGCCGTTGAGCGCGGCCGCTCCCGCCCCGTTTCTGCCGTCCTTCCCGTTGCTCGCCGCCGTTCCGGCGGGCGGGGGTGCGCCGGTGTACTGGGTGGTGGGGGCGGTCCCGCTGGCCGCGGGGGTGACGGTCGGGTGGTTCATCGCGGGCCGGGCCGCCGCCGACCGGTCGAAGCCGTGGTCCGGACGGCGTACGGCCGCCGCGGTTCTCCTCGCGGCGCTGCTGTCCGCCGCCGCCTTCGCCTTCCTCGCCCACCTCGCCGGTGGGCCCCTCGGGGTCGCCGCGCTCACCGATTTCGGTCCCGTGTGGTGGCGTGCGGGCGGCGCGGCCGGCGCTTGGGTGGGAGCGGTGGCGCTCCCGGTCGCGCTGACGACGCGCTGGGCACGGGTACGGCCCCGCAAGCCCAAGGCCGCCGCGCCGACCACCGGCCCACGAACGGCGGCGGGGGTGCCGGGGGCGAGGGGGGCCGGGCGGGAGAGGGCGGCGGGGGCGCCGGGGCGCGGTAAGGCGGTGGAGGTGCCGGAGAGCGGAACGGGCCGGGAGAGGGTGCTGGACGCGCCGACGGCTGAGGTGGGGCCGGAGAGGGCGCGGGGGGCCGAGTTCGGGCGGGGTCAGGCGGGGGACGTGGCGGAGGGCGGCGCGATGAAGAGCGGCGCGGTGGAGAGCGGTGCGGTGGAGATGCCGGGGGCAGAGACAGCGCGGGGTGCGACAGCGCGGAAGGGCGTGGCGGGGGCGCACATGGCTGAACTGCGGACTCCGACCAATTCCACGCCCACCGCAGCCCCACAGGCGGACGCCGACCCAGGCACCGTTCCCGACGCCGGCCCAGTCACCGTTCCCCACGCCGACCCGGGCACTCTTCCCCACGCCGACCGGGGCACTGTTCCCCGCACCGACCCTGGAGCCGGTCCCACCCCCGACGCGTCCGTCCGAGGGGCCGCCGTCTCCCCGTCACCGCCCGTCTGGGACCCCGCCTCGCGTGAAGCCCGCTGGGCGGCGCTGCGCGAGGCGTTGATGCTCGGGGGCGAGAGTGATCGACCCCCCGGCCCTTCCGGCGACGGCGGCTTCGGTGGAGGTATCGCTGCCTCGGCCTCTACCGGAGCCCCTGCCCCTCCCTCGTCCGAGGGTGCGCCAGGGGTCGACACCGGCACCGAGCTCCGGCCCGGAGAAGCACCCTGA
- a CDS encoding RNA polymerase subunit sigma-70: MGVGAENGTSSGTAAAPSGEPAVQGGAEWYQQPLGTCADVGAEDPPSASVPPPPRLTPAQAFDALYAYCAPTLVQQTYLLTGQRRLAREAVERAFQLAWHRWPEVAVDRDPAGWVRAAAHDYALSPWRRLHPCTFQRREPPPTDPADRALLTALLELPPPYRRTLLLYDGVGLDLPDTAAETEASTPAAAGRLLYARETVTARLPQPVAPDDLNRLLAALPSDVRPGPARPVDLRARADLHARRWIHAAIAFTTLLLTTTALTLHTAPDHYEPPVPPGAPVQGVPPRAAPGPLSKTEQKLRAKLRSEAAAGPERLHPEAD; this comes from the coding sequence ATGGGCGTCGGCGCCGAAAACGGAACCTCATCCGGAACTGCGGCCGCGCCTTCCGGTGAGCCGGCCGTCCAGGGCGGGGCCGAGTGGTATCAGCAGCCCCTCGGCACCTGCGCCGACGTCGGCGCCGAGGATCCGCCCTCGGCCTCGGTCCCGCCCCCACCGCGCCTGACGCCCGCCCAGGCCTTCGACGCGCTCTACGCGTACTGCGCCCCCACCCTCGTACAGCAGACCTATCTGCTCACCGGGCAGCGCCGGCTCGCGCGTGAGGCCGTCGAGCGCGCCTTCCAGCTGGCCTGGCACCGCTGGCCGGAGGTGGCGGTCGACCGCGACCCGGCGGGCTGGGTGCGGGCGGCGGCCCACGACTACGCCCTCTCCCCCTGGCGCCGTCTGCACCCCTGCACCTTCCAGCGCCGCGAACCACCGCCGACCGACCCCGCCGACCGCGCCCTGCTGACCGCCCTCCTGGAACTGCCGCCCCCGTACCGCCGGACCCTGCTCCTCTACGACGGCGTCGGCCTCGACCTGCCCGACACGGCCGCCGAGACGGAGGCCAGCACTCCCGCCGCCGCCGGCCGTCTCCTCTACGCCCGCGAGACGGTCACCGCCCGCCTCCCTCAGCCGGTCGCCCCCGACGACCTCAACCGTCTCCTCGCCGCGCTCCCGTCGGACGTCCGGCCCGGCCCGGCCCGGCCCGTCGACCTGCGCGCCCGGGCCGACCTGCACGCCCGGCGCTGGATCCACGCGGCGATCGCCTTCACCACCCTTCTCCTCACCACCACCGCCCTCACCCTCCACACCGCCCCCGACCACTACGAGCCTCCGGTCCCGCCGGGCGCCCCGGTCCAGGGCGTGCCCCCGCGAGCGGCCCCCGGCCCCCTCTCCAAGACCGAACAGAAGCTCCGGGCCAAGCTCAGGTCGGAGGCGGCCGCCGGGCCGGAACGCCTGCATCCGGAAGCCGACTGA
- the sucD gene encoding succinate--CoA ligase subunit alpha — MAIFLNKDSKVIVQGMTGATGMKHTRLMLADGTNIVGGVNPRKAGTSVDVDGTEIPVFGTVAEAIEKTGANVSVLFVPPAFAKAAVVEAIDAEIPLAVVITEGIAVHDSAAFYAYAVSQGNKTRIIGPNCPGLITPGQSNAGIIPGDITKPGRIGLVSKSGTLTYQMMYELRDIGFSSAVGIGGDPVIGTTHIDALAAFEADPDTDLIVMIGEIGGDAEERAADFIKANVKKPVVGYVAGFTAPEGKTMGHAGAIVSGSSGTAAAKKEALEAAGVKVGKTPTETAKLAREILGG, encoded by the coding sequence ATGGCTATCTTCCTCAACAAGGACTCCAAGGTCATCGTCCAGGGCATGACCGGTGCCACGGGCATGAAGCACACCAGGCTCATGCTGGCCGACGGCACGAACATCGTCGGTGGCGTGAACCCCCGCAAGGCGGGCACCAGCGTCGACGTCGACGGCACCGAGATCCCGGTCTTCGGCACCGTCGCCGAGGCGATCGAGAAGACGGGCGCGAACGTGTCCGTCCTCTTCGTACCGCCGGCCTTCGCCAAGGCGGCCGTCGTCGAGGCGATCGACGCCGAGATCCCGCTCGCGGTCGTCATCACCGAGGGCATCGCGGTCCACGACTCGGCCGCGTTCTACGCGTACGCCGTGTCGCAGGGCAACAAGACCCGGATCATCGGCCCGAACTGCCCGGGTCTGATCACGCCCGGTCAGTCGAACGCCGGCATCATCCCCGGTGACATCACCAAGCCGGGCCGCATCGGCCTGGTCTCGAAGTCCGGCACGCTGACGTACCAGATGATGTACGAGCTGCGTGACATCGGCTTCTCGTCGGCCGTCGGCATCGGTGGCGACCCGGTCATCGGCACCACGCACATCGACGCGCTCGCCGCGTTCGAGGCCGACCCCGACACCGATCTGATCGTGATGATCGGTGAGATCGGTGGCGACGCCGAGGAGCGGGCCGCCGACTTCATCAAGGCCAACGTGAAGAAGCCGGTCGTCGGTTACGTCGCCGGCTTCACCGCGCCCGAGGGCAAGACCATGGGCCACGCCGGCGCCATCGTCTCCGGCTCCTCCGGTACGGCCGCCGCGAAGAAGGAGGCCCTGGAGGCCGCCGGCGTCAAGGTCGGCAAGACGCCGACCGAGACGGCGAAGCTCGCGCGCGAGATCCTGGGCGGCTGA
- the sucC gene encoding ADP-forming succinate--CoA ligase subunit beta: protein MDLFEYQARDLFAKHGVPVLAGEVIDTPEAAREITERLGGKSVVKAQVKVGGRGKAGGVKLAATPDEAVARSTDILGMDIKGHTVHKVMIAETAPEIVEEYYVSYLLDRTNRTFLSIASVEGGMEIEEVAATRPEAVAKTPIDANVGVTPEVARGIVEAANFPAEVADKVADILVTLWKTFIEEDALLVEVNPLAKVASGDVLALDGKVSLDENADFRHPDHEELVDHAAANPLEAAAKEKNLNYVKLDGEVGIIGNGAGLVMSTLDVVAYAGENHGGVKPANFLDIGGGASAAVMANGLEIILGDPDVKSVFVNVFGGITACDEVANGIVQALQLLKDRGEEVTKPLVVRLDGNNAELGRKILSDANHPLVQRVDTMDGAADKAAELAAAK, encoded by the coding sequence GTGGACCTGTTCGAGTACCAGGCGAGGGACCTCTTCGCCAAGCACGGTGTACCGGTGCTGGCCGGTGAAGTCATCGACACGCCTGAGGCGGCGCGCGAGATCACCGAGCGGCTGGGCGGCAAGTCGGTCGTCAAGGCTCAGGTGAAGGTCGGTGGTCGAGGCAAGGCCGGCGGCGTCAAGCTCGCCGCCACCCCGGACGAGGCTGTCGCCCGTTCGACGGACATTCTCGGGATGGACATCAAGGGCCACACGGTCCACAAGGTGATGATCGCCGAGACCGCTCCGGAGATCGTCGAGGAGTACTACGTCTCCTACCTCCTCGACCGCACCAACCGCACCTTTCTCTCCATCGCCTCCGTCGAGGGTGGCATGGAGATCGAGGAGGTGGCGGCCACCCGCCCCGAGGCCGTCGCCAAGACGCCCATCGACGCCAACGTGGGTGTGACCCCCGAGGTCGCCCGTGGCATCGTCGAGGCCGCGAACTTCCCGGCCGAGGTCGCCGACAAGGTCGCCGACATCCTCGTCACCCTGTGGAAGACCTTCATCGAGGAGGACGCCCTCCTCGTCGAGGTCAACCCGCTGGCGAAGGTCGCCTCCGGCGATGTCCTCGCCCTCGACGGCAAGGTCTCGCTGGACGAGAACGCGGACTTCCGCCACCCCGACCACGAGGAGCTCGTCGACCACGCGGCCGCGAACCCCCTCGAGGCCGCCGCCAAGGAGAAGAACCTCAACTACGTCAAGCTCGACGGTGAGGTCGGCATCATCGGCAACGGCGCGGGTCTCGTCATGAGCACCCTGGACGTCGTCGCGTACGCCGGTGAGAACCACGGTGGCGTCAAGCCCGCCAACTTCCTCGACATCGGCGGTGGCGCCTCCGCCGCCGTCATGGCGAACGGCCTGGAGATCATCCTCGGCGACCCGGACGTCAAGTCCGTCTTCGTCAACGTCTTCGGTGGCATCACCGCCTGTGACGAGGTCGCCAACGGCATCGTGCAGGCGCTGCAGCTGCTCAAGGACAGGGGCGAGGAAGTCACCAAGCCCCTCGTCGTCCGCCTGGACGGTAACAACGCCGAGCTGGGTCGCAAGATCCTCTCCGACGCCAACCACCCGCTGGTGCAGCGCGTGGACACCATGGACGGCGCGGCCGACAAGGCCGCCGAGCTCGCGGCTGCGAAGTAA
- a CDS encoding VWA domain-containing protein, producing the protein MTAGAGADVAAERLRRWRLVLGGESADGTGCALGGRDAAMDQALTALYGKGDKSGTGRDRSAGLGASAPSVARWLGDIRTYFPSSVVQVMQRDAIDRLGLSALLLEPEMLEAVEADVHLVGTLLSLNKAMPETTKETARAVVRKVVEDLEKRLATRTRATLTGALDRSARVNRPRHHDIDWNRTIAANLKNYLPEYRTVVPERLIGYGRATQSVKKEVVLCIDQSGSMAASVVYASVFGAVLASMRSISTRLVVFDTAVVDLTDQLDDPVDVLFGTQLGGGTDINRALAYCQSQITRPADTVVVLISDLYEGGIRDEMLKRVAAMKASGVQFVTLLALSDEGAPAYDREHAAALAALGAPAFACTPDLFPEVMAAAIEKRPLLIPDSE; encoded by the coding sequence ATGACGGCAGGGGCCGGGGCGGATGTGGCGGCCGAGCGGTTGCGGCGGTGGCGGCTGGTGCTGGGCGGGGAGTCGGCGGACGGTACCGGGTGCGCGCTCGGTGGGCGGGACGCGGCGATGGACCAGGCGTTGACCGCCCTGTACGGGAAGGGCGACAAGTCGGGGACGGGGCGGGACCGTTCGGCGGGGCTCGGGGCGTCGGCGCCGTCCGTGGCCCGGTGGCTGGGGGACATCCGGACGTACTTCCCCTCCTCCGTCGTCCAGGTGATGCAGCGGGACGCCATCGACCGCCTAGGACTGTCCGCGCTGCTGCTGGAGCCGGAGATGCTGGAGGCGGTCGAGGCCGACGTCCACCTCGTCGGCACCCTGCTCTCCCTCAACAAGGCCATGCCGGAGACGACGAAGGAGACCGCGCGGGCCGTCGTGCGGAAGGTCGTCGAGGACCTGGAGAAGCGGCTCGCGACGCGTACCCGGGCCACCCTCACCGGCGCCCTCGACCGCAGTGCCCGCGTCAACCGGCCCCGCCACCACGACATCGACTGGAACCGCACGATCGCGGCCAACCTCAAGAACTACCTGCCGGAGTACCGGACCGTCGTGCCCGAGCGGCTCATCGGGTACGGACGGGCCACGCAGTCGGTGAAGAAGGAGGTCGTCCTCTGCATCGACCAGTCGGGGTCCATGGCTGCGTCCGTCGTCTACGCCTCCGTGTTCGGGGCGGTGCTGGCGTCCATGCGGTCCATCAGCACCCGGCTCGTCGTCTTCGACACGGCCGTCGTCGACCTCACCGACCAGCTCGACGACCCGGTCGACGTCCTCTTCGGCACCCAACTCGGCGGCGGCACGGACATCAACAGGGCCCTGGCGTACTGCCAGTCGCAGATCACCCGGCCCGCGGACACCGTGGTCGTGCTGATCAGCGACCTCTACGAGGGTGGCATACGCGACGAGATGCTGAAGCGGGTGGCGGCGATGAAGGCGTCGGGGGTGCAGTTCGTGACCCTGCTCGCCCTCTCCGACGAGGGAGCGCCGGCGTACGACCGCGAGCACGCGGCGGCCCTGGCGGCGCTCGGCGCACCGGCGTTCGCCTGTACGCCCGACCTCTTTCCGGAAGTGATGGCGGCGGCGATCGAGAAACGGCCGTTGCTGATACCGGACAGCGAGTGA